The following proteins are encoded in a genomic region of Roseinatronobacter sp. S2:
- a CDS encoding DUF1501 domain-containing protein, whose translation MADRMNRRQLLTRALALGCTAAASPMLTPVSFAAIPGERRLVVIVLRGAMDGLDVFRPLGDPHLAALRPHLARENTPLPLDNFFALHPALSGLMPLWHAGEMGFVPATSTLYRDQRSHFDGQDHLEAGTAGVLPSALRRDGWLNRLVAQLPGAQARTAFAVGRERMLILEGQAAITQWSPGTDLDLSPQNRLLLSYLFDNDPLFAQAGQIALEMTTPGADDDEDDMPAGGDAAGLGRYIAQQLLAESRIASFSLTGWDTHRDQHRALLPALGRLQDAILALRDGLGDAWGETTVMAMTEFGRTARENGARGTDHGTGGALLLAGGALRGQRAIGGWPGLGDQDLYAGRDLMPLSDIRAYPAWAMHELFGLPVSAIERHVFAGLDMGDNPRLFL comes from the coding sequence ATGGCCGACCGGATGAATCGCCGCCAGCTTCTGACCCGTGCGCTGGCACTGGGGTGCACGGCGGCGGCCAGCCCGATGCTGACGCCTGTGTCCTTTGCCGCCATCCCCGGCGAGCGCCGTCTGGTTGTCATTGTGCTGCGCGGGGCCATGGACGGGCTGGATGTGTTCCGACCCTTGGGCGATCCGCATCTGGCCGCATTGCGCCCCCATCTGGCGCGGGAAAACACGCCCCTGCCGCTGGATAATTTCTTTGCGCTGCATCCGGCCCTGTCGGGATTGATGCCATTGTGGCACGCGGGCGAGATGGGGTTTGTGCCCGCAACGTCAACCTTGTATCGCGACCAGCGCAGCCATTTCGACGGGCAGGACCATCTGGAAGCGGGCACGGCTGGTGTTCTTCCGTCCGCCTTGCGGCGCGATGGCTGGCTGAACCGGCTGGTTGCGCAACTGCCCGGTGCGCAGGCGCGCACCGCCTTCGCGGTGGGGCGCGAACGCATGCTGATCCTCGAAGGGCAGGCCGCGATCACCCAATGGTCGCCGGGCACCGATCTGGACCTAAGCCCGCAGAACCGCCTGTTGCTGTCCTATCTGTTCGACAATGACCCGCTATTTGCACAGGCGGGCCAGATCGCGCTGGAAATGACGACCCCCGGCGCTGATGATGATGAAGACGATATGCCCGCAGGGGGCGATGCCGCAGGGCTTGGCCGCTATATCGCGCAGCAATTGCTGGCAGAATCGCGCATTGCCAGTTTTTCACTGACCGGCTGGGACACCCATCGCGACCAGCACCGCGCGCTGTTGCCCGCATTGGGGCGGTTGCAGGATGCCATTCTGGCCCTGCGTGACGGGCTGGGCGATGCATGGGGCGAAACCACGGTGATGGCCATGACGGAATTCGGGCGCACGGCGCGCGAAAACGGCGCGCGCGGCACGGACCATGGCACAGGCGGGGCGCTGTTGCTGGCAGGCGGTGCGTTGCGCGGGCAGCGTGCAATCGGCGGCTGGCCGGGGCTGGGGGATCAAGACCTGTATGCCGGGCGCGACCTGATGCCGCTAAGCGATATTCGCGCCTATCCGGCATGGGCGATGCATGAACTGTTCGGCCTGCCGGTATCGGCCATTGAACGGCATGTCTTTGCAGGGCTGGATATGGGCGACAACCCGCGCCTGTTTCTTTGA
- a CDS encoding YhaN family protein, with the protein MRLEELGLTAYGHFTDAKLSLPEPASGAPDLHIVFGPNEAGKSTLLAAWLDLLFGFPNQTQYDFLHEKRALRVQAQLRDVSGNAYALARIKGNVNTLLDAATDQPVAESVLASLLGGLDRASYTTMFSLDDATLVKGGDSILASEGDLGQLLFQATAGLAELGERLRELRTQSDEWFRPRARKTQLHAHRDRLKQLIEDRKAVDLQVSAWRKLCEDAQTADQSYQRALSARAQTQTLHDALARDLAALPILARLQREDAALSTLPDPAPLPAEWLTNLPGWQREHTSLAALIPQAQAALADAEHALDGLDPDTAALRHAPDLDRLQARFGVIDQQQDDLPKRLSQRDNLQARIAQVIADLGLDGEQDAAPLAAPVRDALSALIEQDSDLSRRAQTASQELAQAKEALQELSGNDAVALPDDDQLQAQQHLQTLLPELRAKDPLRAHADAKAAWDSARVTCAHAFAALWPWQGTPDALRNIDLPAPDALRALGARIADAEGNVRAAEGEIRRLQTLVARAQGALGECTSPTQDMLDAARDLRDRLWAAHLHKMTEATAREFATAMAAHDAQTRQMIDAARMAERLEQLRTHQAELAQALDHKAQADAALAGLLEQVAALWARVLAQDSTARSVTDLLAWQDQRSKALQDAQAQAQARLHLDDCTARLAQAHDSLSHAIHAMGESPASETDFTMLLAQAEGLNANAARLSARRAALSRAQAELKRRQNALDQVQADRADWQTRWTAQLAQTWIAQTAPVPQVRAILKALDTLAPLRSELRDLTHRIDAIRKDERAFCDQLATLAQDMDMPPHPDPRVLWPQLRDRLRRAQDMAEHRQRLRQARDTARADLDALMRRARALDDATQALRAQFDTASLDLIAEQMAAIRQANDAAARVADTRHELQRHLHSDDLSAEITRLQGLDPQAMTVERDTLAATLKAQDQAQREAYAQLAAAQTELDSVGLDDAAARLDEERQTLILQITDEARDYLARQAGILAVEQALRRYRDTHRSTMMDRAGHAFSALTCGRYKGLSTRPDGARELLIARDARGAAKPVDTLSKGTSFQLYLALRIAGYLELAGSRPMVPFIADDIMESFDDERSAATFRLLGDMAHKGQVIYLTHHAHLCDIAKRACPDAQIHDMRNLLG; encoded by the coding sequence ATGCGTCTTGAAGAACTGGGCCTGACCGCATACGGCCATTTCACCGATGCGAAACTGTCCCTGCCGGAACCGGCCAGCGGCGCGCCTGATCTGCATATCGTTTTCGGCCCGAACGAGGCTGGCAAATCCACCCTTCTGGCGGCTTGGCTGGACCTGCTGTTCGGCTTCCCCAACCAGACGCAATATGATTTCCTGCATGAAAAACGCGCGCTGCGCGTGCAGGCACAATTGCGCGACGTATCGGGCAACGCCTATGCGCTGGCGCGGATCAAGGGGAATGTGAACACATTGCTGGATGCGGCAACCGACCAGCCGGTGGCCGAATCCGTGCTGGCAAGCCTGTTGGGCGGGCTGGACCGCGCCAGCTACACCACCATGTTTTCGCTGGACGACGCCACATTGGTCAAGGGCGGCGACAGCATTCTGGCCAGCGAGGGGGATCTGGGCCAGCTTCTGTTTCAGGCAACCGCAGGGCTGGCCGAATTGGGCGAGCGTTTGCGCGAATTGCGCACGCAATCGGATGAATGGTTTCGCCCCCGCGCGCGCAAAACCCAGCTTCACGCGCATCGCGACCGCCTGAAACAGCTTATCGAGGACCGCAAGGCCGTGGATCTTCAGGTCAGCGCGTGGCGCAAACTGTGTGAAGACGCGCAAACCGCTGATCAATCCTATCAGCGCGCATTGAGCGCGCGCGCGCAGACGCAAACCTTGCATGATGCGCTGGCCCGCGATCTGGCGGCCCTGCCTATTCTGGCACGACTACAGCGCGAGGACGCGGCGCTGTCCACCCTGCCAGACCCTGCGCCGCTGCCTGCCGAGTGGCTGACCAACCTGCCCGGATGGCAGCGCGAACACACCAGCCTGGCGGCCCTGATACCGCAGGCGCAAGCCGCCCTTGCCGATGCCGAACACGCGCTGGACGGGCTTGATCCCGACACCGCCGCGCTGCGCCATGCGCCAGATCTGGACAGGCTGCAAGCGCGCTTCGGCGTCATTGACCAGCAGCAGGATGACTTGCCCAAGCGCCTGTCCCAACGCGACAACCTGCAAGCCCGGATTGCGCAGGTCATCGCCGATCTTGGGCTGGACGGGGAACAGGACGCAGCGCCCCTTGCAGCACCTGTGCGCGACGCCCTGTCCGCGCTGATCGAGCAGGACAGCGACCTGTCGCGTCGTGCCCAGACTGCCAGTCAGGAACTGGCGCAGGCCAAGGAAGCCCTTCAGGAATTGTCGGGCAATGATGCGGTCGCCCTGCCCGATGATGACCAGCTTCAGGCGCAACAGCACCTGCAAACGCTGCTGCCCGAATTGCGTGCCAAAGACCCTTTGCGCGCCCATGCAGATGCCAAAGCGGCTTGGGACAGCGCGCGTGTGACCTGCGCGCATGCCTTTGCCGCGCTGTGGCCATGGCAGGGCACGCCGGACGCGCTGCGCAATATCGACCTGCCCGCGCCCGATGCCCTGCGCGCGCTTGGCGCACGGATCGCGGACGCCGAAGGCAACGTGCGTGCGGCAGAGGGCGAGATCCGCCGCCTGCAAACCCTTGTGGCCCGCGCGCAAGGGGCGCTGGGGGAGTGCACCTCGCCAACACAAGACATGCTGGACGCCGCACGCGATTTGCGCGACCGGCTTTGGGCGGCCCATCTGCACAAAATGACTGAGGCCACAGCCCGCGAATTTGCCACCGCCATGGCCGCCCATGATGCGCAAACCAGACAGATGATCGATGCCGCCCGCATGGCCGAACGGCTGGAGCAGTTGCGCACCCATCAAGCCGAACTGGCGCAGGCGCTGGACCATAAGGCACAGGCTGACGCGGCACTTGCGGGGCTGCTGGAACAGGTCGCAGCCCTTTGGGCACGGGTGCTTGCACAAGACAGCACCGCGCGTTCTGTCACCGACCTTCTTGCATGGCAGGACCAGCGCAGCAAAGCGCTGCAAGACGCGCAAGCCCAAGCGCAGGCGCGCCTGCATCTGGATGATTGCACAGCGCGGCTGGCGCAGGCCCATGACAGCCTGAGCCACGCCATTCACGCCATGGGAGAGAGCCCTGCCAGTGAAACCGATTTCACCATGCTGCTTGCACAGGCCGAGGGGCTGAACGCCAATGCCGCCCGCCTGAGTGCGCGCCGGGCAGCCCTAAGCCGCGCGCAGGCCGAGTTGAAGCGCAGGCAAAACGCACTGGATCAGGTGCAGGCCGACCGTGCAGACTGGCAGACACGCTGGACGGCACAACTGGCGCAGACATGGATCGCGCAGACCGCGCCCGTGCCGCAGGTGCGCGCCATCCTAAAGGCGCTGGACACACTGGCGCCCTTGCGCAGTGAATTGCGCGATCTGACGCACCGCATTGACGCCATCCGCAAGGATGAACGCGCCTTTTGCGACCAACTGGCGACGCTGGCGCAGGACATGGACATGCCGCCCCATCCCGACCCGCGCGTGCTTTGGCCGCAGCTGCGCGACAGGCTGCGCCGCGCGCAAGACATGGCGGAACACCGCCAACGCCTGCGTCAGGCCCGCGATACGGCACGCGCGGATCTTGATGCGCTGATGCGCCGTGCGCGCGCGCTGGATGATGCGACACAGGCGTTGCGCGCGCAATTTGACACCGCGTCACTGGACTTGATTGCCGAACAGATGGCCGCCATCAGGCAGGCCAATGACGCAGCCGCCCGCGTGGCAGACACGCGCCACGAACTGCAACGCCACCTGCACAGCGATGACCTGTCCGCTGAAATCACGCGTTTGCAGGGACTTGATCCCCAAGCCATGACGGTGGAACGCGACACGCTTGCCGCAACCCTGAAGGCGCAGGATCAGGCGCAGCGCGAAGCCTATGCGCAACTGGCCGCCGCCCAGACGGAACTCGACAGTGTCGGGCTGGATGATGCCGCCGCCCGTCTGGACGAAGAACGCCAGACCCTGATTTTGCAGATCACGGACGAGGCGCGTGACTATCTGGCGCGGCAGGCCGGTATTCTGGCCGTGGAACAGGCGCTGCGGCGCTACCGCGACACGCACCGCTCAACCATGATGGACCGCGCGGGCCATGCGTTTTCGGCCCTGACCTGCGGGCGCTACAAGGGCTTGTCGACCCGCCCTGACGGGGCGCGGGAATTGCTGATTGCACGCGATGCGCGCGGGGCGGCAAAACCTGTGGACACCTTGTCCAAGGGCACCAGTTTCCAGCTATATCTGGCGCTGCGGATTGCGGGCTATCTGGAACTTGCCGGCAGCCGCCCCATGGTGCCCTTCATTGCCGATGATATTATGGAAAGTTTTGACGACGAGCGATCGGCCGCAACCTTCCGGCTGCTGGGCGATATGGCGCATAAGGGACAGGTGATCTACCTGACCCACCACGCGCATCTGTGCGACATTGCGAAGCGCGCCTGTCCTGACGCGCAAATACACGACATGCGCAATCTTTTGGGATGA
- a CDS encoding ABC transporter ATP-binding protein, with the protein MAKQQKTSKRQFQRRNDYEIAAWLWRTFVHPRLWFIGLAVLFMVVEALMLGAFSYLIRPMFDDVMIAGDRSSLYLVAMGMAAVFFGRGMSRFIHKVIMIKQSEWAVAEVQTILMSHLLRLDMSFYKRNPPGILIERVRGDSGPVGNLFKGMITGVGRDGAAVIVLFGVALWTDWLWTLVALGAIPVLVLPLLWLQRLIRRRSSESRKAAAETSNRLNEAFHGVSTVQLSGTEDRELSRFSIVMRDYRRKASRAAIGHAAVPTLMDFGAAIGFALVLIYGGMQIIEGTRTVGQFMSFFTALGLLFDPMRRFSALSAAWQSMLASLERTYELLQVRPKVTNPPAPRTPLPPREQASVTLQNVEFAYDDEPVLRGLSFTAEAGKTTAIVGPSGAGKSTVFVMLARLADVASGQVLLGGQDIRKMDLVELRAYFAVVSQDTALFNDTIRDNVTMGAEGVSEEALGKALNAAHVDDFLPLLPNGAESLAGPRGSSLSGGQRQRVAIARALLRDAPVLLLDEATSALDAKSEAFIQDALTKLAAGRTTIVIAHRLSTIRNADKIVVMDSGRVIEQGSHEELLALGEAYARLYALQFGEQEED; encoded by the coding sequence GTGGCCAAGCAACAAAAAACCAGTAAACGTCAATTCCAACGCCGCAATGACTATGAAATTGCAGCCTGGCTGTGGCGCACATTCGTGCACCCCAGATTGTGGTTCATTGGACTGGCGGTTTTATTCATGGTTGTCGAAGCGCTGATGCTGGGGGCATTCAGCTATCTTATCCGACCGATGTTCGATGATGTGATGATCGCAGGGGACCGCAGCAGCCTGTATCTGGTGGCAATGGGAATGGCCGCTGTGTTTTTCGGGCGCGGCATGTCGCGCTTTATCCATAAGGTCATCATGATCAAGCAGTCAGAATGGGCGGTGGCCGAAGTGCAGACCATCCTTATGTCCCATTTGCTGCGGCTGGATATGAGCTTTTACAAGCGCAATCCCCCGGGTATTCTGATTGAACGGGTCCGCGGCGATTCAGGCCCTGTTGGTAACCTGTTCAAGGGAATGATCACAGGGGTCGGGCGCGATGGGGCCGCGGTGATTGTGCTGTTTGGTGTTGCGCTGTGGACCGATTGGCTCTGGACGCTGGTCGCATTGGGCGCAATTCCCGTTCTGGTGCTGCCGCTGCTGTGGCTTCAGCGCCTTATCCGGCGTCGCAGCTCGGAATCGCGCAAGGCAGCCGCCGAAACCTCGAATCGCCTGAATGAAGCGTTTCACGGGGTTTCAACCGTTCAATTATCCGGCACGGAAGACCGCGAACTGTCACGGTTCAGCATCGTGATGCGCGATTACCGGCGCAAGGCATCGCGCGCTGCAATCGGGCATGCGGCGGTGCCCACCCTTATGGATTTCGGCGCGGCCATCGGGTTTGCGCTGGTGCTGATCTATGGCGGGATGCAGATCATCGAAGGCACGCGCACGGTCGGGCAGTTTATGTCCTTCTTCACGGCGCTGGGCTTGTTGTTCGACCCGATGCGCCGTTTTTCAGCCCTAAGTGCTGCGTGGCAATCCATGCTTGCGTCGCTGGAACGGACTTATGAGTTGTTGCAGGTCCGGCCCAAAGTGACCAACCCGCCTGCGCCGCGCACACCCTTGCCCCCGCGCGAACAGGCGTCCGTCACCTTACAGAATGTGGAGTTTGCGTATGATGACGAACCCGTATTGCGCGGGCTGTCATTCACTGCCGAGGCAGGCAAGACTACCGCGATTGTCGGGCCGTCAGGGGCAGGGAAATCCACCGTTTTCGTTATGCTGGCCCGCCTTGCAGATGTCGCGTCTGGGCAGGTCCTGCTGGGTGGTCAGGACATTCGGAAAATGGATCTGGTTGAATTGCGGGCGTATTTTGCCGTGGTCAGTCAGGATACGGCCCTGTTCAACGACACGATCCGCGACAATGTGACCATGGGCGCCGAAGGCGTCAGCGAAGAAGCGCTTGGTAAAGCGCTGAATGCGGCCCATGTGGACGACTTCTTGCCGCTGTTGCCCAATGGGGCGGAATCGCTGGCAGGGCCGCGCGGTTCGTCCTTGTCGGGCGGGCAACGTCAGCGGGTTGCGATTGCCCGCGCATTGCTGCGCGACGCGCCGGTCTTGCTGCTGGACGAAGCCACCAGCGCACTGGACGCGAAATCCGAAGCCTTCATTCAGGACGCCCTGACAAAGCTGGCGGCCGGGCGGACAACGATTGTTATTGCGCACCGTCTGTCCACGATTCGCAATGCAGACAAGATTGTGGTCATGGACAGCGGGCGCGTGATCGAACAGGGCAGTCATGAAGAATTACTGGCCCTTGGCGAGGCCTACGCGCGGCTATATGCACTTCAGTTCGGGGAACAGGAAGAGGACTGA
- a CDS encoding DUF1800 family protein, translated as MVSVPTMAAIRFGAGLSPNIPAPVDADALYASLSAEARPSFPPQPWAARLNLLQKRATLLRASREATAAPADRAAFEGAHQALRDASFSDLRHAIAELAYAGTGFHERLTRFWANHFATKGMGGTLLRTRSAYIHDAIRPHVTGRFSEMLRAAVLHPVMLVYLDQFRSVGPNSAVGRRQGRGVNENLARELLELHTLGTSSTYTQADVSKFALLLTGVTINPQNEFLFDSRIAEPGIIEVLGQRYGARLTRLDHITQALDDLARHPDTATHIARKLARHFVADTPDPRLVAHVAAAFSQSGGDLMVTCRALLEHPAAWENPMAKTRAPVELMAAAIRALNIPRDGFLALPSRRTRLELAEPLQQMGEEFESVPSPAGHDDGAAYWVTPQALAARIGWVTALVQRWPDGPDPRAFVDVALGDAASDALRRAARGAETRAQGIGLILASPGFNRR; from the coding sequence ATGGTGTCGGTTCCGACAATGGCGGCAATCCGGTTCGGGGCAGGGTTGTCACCGAACATCCCCGCGCCCGTTGACGCCGACGCGTTGTATGCCAGCCTGAGTGCGGAAGCGCGACCCAGCTTCCCGCCCCAACCATGGGCCGCACGCCTGAACCTGCTGCAAAAGCGCGCCACCCTGCTGCGCGCCAGCCGCGAGGCAACCGCCGCGCCCGCAGACCGCGCTGCGTTCGAGGGTGCGCATCAGGCCCTGCGCGATGCCAGTTTTTCCGATCTGCGCCATGCCATTGCCGAACTCGCCTATGCGGGAACCGGGTTTCATGAACGCCTTACGCGGTTCTGGGCCAATCATTTCGCCACGAAGGGTATGGGCGGGACGTTGCTGCGCACGCGCAGCGCCTATATCCATGACGCCATCAGGCCCCATGTCACGGGCCGTTTTTCCGAAATGTTGCGCGCGGCGGTGCTGCATCCGGTCATGCTGGTCTATCTGGACCAGTTCCGCTCGGTCGGGCCAAACAGCGCAGTGGGCAGGCGGCAGGGGCGCGGGGTGAATGAAAACCTTGCCCGCGAACTTCTGGAACTGCACACGCTGGGCACGTCATCGACCTACACACAGGCAGATGTCAGCAAGTTTGCTCTGTTGCTGACGGGGGTGACCATAAACCCGCAAAACGAATTCCTGTTCGACAGCCGCATCGCAGAGCCGGGCATTATCGAGGTTCTGGGCCAGCGCTACGGGGCACGCCTGACGCGGCTGGACCATATCACGCAAGCCCTTGACGATCTGGCCCGCCACCCCGACACGGCCACCCATATTGCGCGCAAACTGGCGCGGCATTTCGTGGCCGATACCCCCGACCCCCGGCTTGTTGCACATGTCGCGGCTGCGTTTTCCCAAAGCGGGGGGGATCTGATGGTGACCTGTCGCGCGCTTCTGGAACACCCTGCTGCATGGGAAAACCCGATGGCCAAAACCCGCGCGCCGGTGGAACTGATGGCGGCGGCGATACGCGCGCTGAATATCCCGCGCGACGGGTTTCTGGCACTGCCATCACGGCGCACACGGCTGGAACTGGCGGAACCGTTGCAGCAGATGGGCGAGGAATTTGAATCCGTGCCAAGCCCCGCAGGGCATGATGATGGCGCGGCCTACTGGGTCACCCCTCAGGCGCTTGCGGCGCGCATTGGCTGGGTCACAGCGCTGGTGCAGCGCTGGCCGGACGGGCCGGACCCGCGTGCATTCGTGGATGTGGCGCTTGGCGATGCGGCGTCAGATGCACTGCGCCGCGCGGCGCGGGGGGCCGAAACGCGCGCACAGGGGATCGGGCTTATTCTGGCCTCGCCCGGGTTCAACCGCAGATGA
- a CDS encoding acetyl-CoA carboxylase carboxyltransferase subunit alpha, with protein sequence MNYLEFEKPLAEIEGKATELRSMAAANPETDVAKEAAALDQKARKLLVDLYKNLSPWRKCQVARHPDRPHCKEYVDTLFDEFTSLAGDRGFAEDEAVIGGLARLKGRAVVVIGQEKGHDTQSRLRRNFGMARPEGYRKAMRLMDIADRFGLPVVTLVDTPGAYPGKGAEERGQAEAIARCTQKCLNLGVPLVSVIIGEGGSGGAVAFATANRIAMLEHSVYSVISPEGCASILWKDAEKMREAAEALRLTAQDLKKLDVIDRIIPEPLGGAQRDRDAMIKGVGSALNAMLDELASKDAATLKQERRQKFLNMGAKGLSA encoded by the coding sequence ATGAATTATCTGGAATTCGAAAAACCGCTGGCCGAGATTGAAGGCAAAGCAACGGAATTGCGGTCCATGGCTGCGGCCAACCCCGAAACCGATGTCGCCAAGGAAGCTGCGGCGCTGGACCAGAAGGCACGAAAGCTGCTGGTTGATCTGTATAAAAACCTGTCGCCATGGCGCAAATGTCAGGTTGCGCGCCATCCTGACAGGCCCCATTGCAAGGAATATGTCGACACGCTGTTTGACGAATTCACGTCGCTGGCAGGGGATCGCGGATTTGCCGAAGATGAAGCCGTCATTGGGGGGCTGGCACGCCTGAAGGGGCGTGCGGTCGTGGTGATCGGACAGGAAAAGGGCCATGACACCCAAAGCAGGCTGCGTCGAAATTTCGGCATGGCCCGCCCCGAAGGGTATCGCAAGGCCATGCGCCTGATGGATATTGCCGACCGCTTTGGCCTGCCCGTTGTCACCTTGGTGGACACGCCCGGTGCCTATCCGGGCAAAGGGGCCGAAGAACGCGGTCAGGCCGAAGCGATTGCGCGCTGCACGCAAAAATGCCTGAATCTTGGGGTGCCGCTGGTGTCCGTGATCATTGGTGAAGGCGGGTCTGGCGGGGCCGTGGCGTTTGCAACTGCAAACCGCATCGCCATGCTGGAGCATTCCGTCTATTCGGTGATCAGCCCCGAGGGCTGCGCATCCATCTTGTGGAAAGATGCCGAGAAAATGCGCGAGGCCGCCGAGGCGTTGCGCCTGACCGCGCAGGATCTGAAAAAGCTGGACGTGATTGATCGCATCATCCCCGAACCTTTGGGGGGCGCACAGCGCGACCGTGATGCCATGATCAAGGGCGTTGGTTCAGCCCTGAATGCCATGCTGGACGAGCTTGCAAGCAAGGATGCCGCCACCCTGAAGCAAGAACGCCGCCAGAAGTTCCTGAATATGGGCGCGAAGGGGTTGTCGGCCTAG